In Solanum stenotomum isolate F172 chromosome 6, ASM1918654v1, whole genome shotgun sequence, one DNA window encodes the following:
- the LOC125868821 gene encoding uncharacterized protein LOC125868821, which translates to MPPRRVGRGRLPRRYVDEQELPYAPGVQDQGEVSNAEFREAIRMLSQAVANQIGQQRGARHEGADTSRIREFLGMNPPSFMGSSTTEDPEDFIEELKKIFDVMHVADIERVELAAYQLKDVARTWFDQWKGGRAENAPPASWAGFEEAFLGHFFPRELREAKVREFLTLKQESLSVHEYSLKFTQLSRYAPEMVADMRNRMSLFVAGLSRLSSKEGRAAMLIGDMDISRLMVYVQQVEEEKLRDREEFRNKRAKIGNESGQQRGNSNRSSFQQRQKGPAPSFARAPAPRYRGEFNVQNSKDFRARPAQSSGSVAQGSSKPPVCAKCGRNHSGICREGSIGCFRCGQNGHFMRECPKNRQGNGSNKAQSSSEEFRVDHQEKLLKTLFL; encoded by the coding sequence atgcctccacgaagagttggtagagggcgtcttcctagacgttatgttgatgagcaagagttaccctATGCACCGggagtgcaagatcaaggggaagtttctaatgccgagttcagagaggcaattagaatgttgagtcaagctgtagcaaatcagattggtcagcaaagaggagctcgacatgaaggagctgacacttcaaggattcgtgagttcttggggatgaatcctccgagtttcatgggttcgagcactactgaggatccagaggatttcattgaggagttgaagaagatttttgatgtgatgcatgtggcagatattgagcgggttgaactagctgcttatcaattgaaggatgttgctagaacttggttcgaccagtggaaagggggcagagctgagaatgcaccacctgcaaGTTGGGCcggttttgaggaagctttcttggggcatttctttcctcgagaattgagagaggccaaggtacgtgagttcctcacacttaagcaggagtccttgagtgttcatgagtacagtttgaagttcacacaattatcccgctatgctccggagatggttgcggacatgaggaatagaatgagcttgtttgttgctgggctgtctcggttgtcgagcaaggaaggtagggctgcaatgcttatcggggacatggacatatcaaggttgatggtttatgtgcagcaggttgaggaagagaagctgagggacagagaagagttcagaaataagagagctaagatcGGGAacgagtccgggcagcagagaggtaattcaaaccgttcctcctttcagcaaaggcaaaagggacctgctccatcatttgctagagcacctgcacccagatacagaggtgaatttaatgttcagaattcgaaggacttcagggctagaccagcacaatcttcgggtagtgtggcgcaagggagtagtaagcctcctgtCTGCGCCaaatgtggtaggaaccactcaggtatttgtcgagagggctccattggttgtttcaggtgtggtcagaatggacatttcatgcgagagtgtccaaagaataggCAGGGTAATGGAAGCAATAAAgcacagtcttcttca